The DNA region CATTTGCGTCGGTATACGTTGTTAATTTGGCAACATCTCTGCCGTTCTTCGTCACGATGATTTCCTCGCCCGCCTCGGCAAACTTTAGATATTTTCCGAAATGGTTTTGCATATCGGTGGAAGGCACTCGCATACATTTCACCTCGAATTAGCTAATTTAATGATATATTAGCTAATTCTGAGATGGGAATCAACGAAGATAGCTAATTTGTTGACGAAATCCATATTCCGAACTAAATTGGAATAAGAAGGATTTCGGTTTTGGGCCAAAGCATAGTTACATCAAAGGATGAAGAAGGGGCGGCGATGCGTTAGGAGGGCCGTCTCTTTTTTTGCGCGGTTAAGCGGTCATCGCGTTTGTCCGCATGGCTTCTCTATGGGGCGTCTCTTGGAAGCATCGTACATGAAATAACGAAAGCGGGAAAAAGTGTCCCTTTTGCTGCCGCTGAAGTGTTTTATAGTAGGAAGGAGGCGGCTTCATGGAGTCTGCGGAAAAATGCGTAATGGAAGTCCAAGCGGGCGAAATTCAAAAGTATGTACATATCGTGGAAGCATTCCAGGCTCCGCTGTACCGGTACTGCACCCGGATGTTGGGGAACCGGCAGGAGGCGGAGGATGCAGTGCAGGACATTTTGATCAGAGCGTTTGAAAAAATAGAAGGGTACGAGCCGACCGGCAGCTTTTCATCCTGGTTATACAGAATCGCGCATTACCATTGTCTGAATTTACTCCGTAAGCGTATCGTTCAGCGTAAGTTCCAGCGTTGGTTCCGGCAGGATACAATAACCGAAAGCGCAGAGCAAACGATAACCGGACGCTTATTCGGGGAACCGCTGGCTTCCGCCATCACCTCGTTAAATGCGGAGGAGCGCAGCTTGCTGATCTTACGGGCGCTTGAAGAGAAGTCTTTTGCCGAAATAGGAGAAATTTCGGGGAAGAGTGAGGGAGCGGTCAAGAAAAAATACG from Paenibacillus ihbetae includes:
- a CDS encoding RNA polymerase sigma factor, which codes for MESAEKCVMEVQAGEIQKYVHIVEAFQAPLYRYCTRMLGNRQEAEDAVQDILIRAFEKIEGYEPTGSFSSWLYRIAHYHCLNLLRKRIVQRKFQRWFRQDTITESAEQTITGRLFGEPLASAITSLNAEERSLLILRALEEKSFAEIGEISGKSEGAVKKKYGRLKLKLQKLMEQKGGAGYAQGQSYTSR